TCAACAATATTAATGTCACTTAGAATTAATTCATCTTTTGTGAGTTTTATAATTAAATTTTGATCTATTTTTTTTATGTTTATCACTTCTGTTTTATATCCAATATAAGAACATTCAAGATTAACAGGTAAGCTATCGGTTTGTATAATAAAACTACCATTGAAGTCTGTTGTTGCACCGCGATTTTGGTTCTTAATTATAATATTTGCGCCAATTAATAAGTCACTTGAATTTTTATCTTTTATAGATCCTTTTATTGTATTTTGTGAAATAATTTTATATCCAAAAAAGATGTTGATGAATAAAAAATAATGTAATATTTTATGCAAAGGATTTTTCACAATGAAGTTAAAAGTTAGGTGAAAATTTAGATTTTTTATAAAAATTATCAATTGTTTGAATGACATCATCAATATCATCTAATAAGACAAAGTTATCTAAGTCTGATTGGTTAATACATTTTTCCTTTTTAAATACAACATCTCTCATCCAATCAAGTAAACCTTTCCAATAATCAGTTCCATATAGTATAATTGGAATTTTTTGAATTTTTTCTGTCTGAATTAATGTAATTGTTTCAAATAATTCATCAAGAGTTCCAACGCCACCAGGCATGATAACAAATGCCTGTGCATATTTCACAAACATTACTTTACGAACGAAAAAATAGTTAAAATCAATACTTTTATCATAGTCAATATATTGGTTTGGGGTCTGTTCAAAGGGTAAATCGATATTCAGTCCTACAGACGGTCCTTTGCCTTTTTTTGCGCCTTTATTTGCAGCCTCCATTATCCCAGGACCACCACCAGTAATTATACCATAACCTTTCTTTGTTAACTCTTCTGCTAATGTAACCGTATCTTGGTAATAGGGATTTGGCTCTTTTGTTCTAGCAGATCCAAATATTGATATACATGGCCCTATGTTTGAAAGTTTTTCAAAACCTTCAACAAATTCTGACATTATTTTAAAAACACTCCAAGTATTTTGTTGAGAGTTGCTTTTCCAGGTTTTTCTTCCTTTAATCATTTTGTGAATATATTTCTTTTTTTAGAAAAAAGCCTGTTCTACTTGTCTTATTATTTAAAATATTTTTAACATTACCACTGTAAATTATTTCACCTCCTTTACTTCCCCCTTGAGGCCCTATATCAACTATGTGGTCAGCCTGTTGAATAATATCGGTATTATGTTCAATAATAATTACGGTATTTCCTTGTTTAACCAATAGATTAATTGATTTCATTAATGTTTTTATATCTTGACAGTGTAATCCAGTTGTTGGTTCGTCTAGGATATATAATGTTTTACCTGTATCTTTTTTAGATAGCTCAGCTGCTAATTTCACTCTTTGTGCCTCACCACCAGATAATTTTGTTGAAGACTGACCGATTTTAATGTATCCCATTCCAACTTTTTGAAGTGAATTTATTTTTTGTTTAATATTTGGGATTTTATCAAAGAAAACAATTGCTTCATCGATACTCATTTCTAACACATCATAGATATTTTTATCTTTATAGTAAATTTCTAATGTTTCAGGGTTAAATCTTTTTCCTGAACATGTTTTACATGGTATCTCAATATCTGGTAATAGTTTCATTTGAACAGTTTCAAATCCATTTC
This is a stretch of genomic DNA from Flavobacteriales bacterium TMED191. It encodes these proteins:
- a CDS encoding TIGR00730 family Rossman fold protein, with amino-acid sequence MIKGRKTWKSNSQQNTWSVFKIMSEFVEGFEKLSNIGPCISIFGSARTKEPNPYYQDTVTLAEELTKKGYGIITGGGPGIMEAANKGAKKGKGPSVGLNIDLPFEQTPNQYIDYDKSIDFNYFFVRKVMFVKYAQAFVIMPGGVGTLDELFETITLIQTEKIQKIPIILYGTDYWKGLLDWMRDVVFKKEKCINQSDLDNFVLLDDIDDVIQTIDNFYKKSKFSPNF